In bacterium, a single genomic region encodes these proteins:
- a CDS encoding tetratricopeptide repeat protein, whose protein sequence is MPTSREGSEGKPGTAAPQRALWRTAVGLVLLATALVFSPIVRNGFVNFDDPRFLVDNPVVRQFGWPGVREAFAEQILSPHYKPFVYLSWQVENRLFGMKPIVFHLDNLLLHLLNSTLVFYAALAVFRIAGFPPRKTTFAAFFTSLLFAVHPLHVESVAWAVQRKDVLFSAFFLGALLCYLRYARSGFVKPRWLGASCLCYLGGVLSKGAALTFVIVPFLIDDLAQRRVDARQLREKLAFAVIALLAAALYGLPPSLGQAQAGRGETLSASLGAQLVRVWAFAAHVAAPFHLSVIYPESLFVSVPGGILAAVAAASLFVALWVFRDRARSRVSGFGVLFFLVTISPVLSMSGRGTNFLSDRYVYLPSLGLILLLVGLLCRGDMVTRRFRQVGSLLTIVAVVWGGLTFSRVRVWTDSETLWSDVIAKFPGRVGEAHLNRGTFRFEAGRLEEALADFHAAILINPRLPKAFSNRGALRARRRELDAALQDFDRALELDRYLWPAALQRAMVLTLQGQFDQAEQEYDRYLSALAGDARGYFWRGLNRQATGLHERAIEDFSRAIDLEPGHRKAMLARAESYRMLGRPVE, encoded by the coding sequence ATGCCTACCAGCCGAGAAGGGTCAGAGGGGAAACCTGGGACCGCCGCTCCGCAGCGAGCCCTCTGGCGGACCGCCGTAGGCCTCGTCCTGCTGGCCACCGCGCTGGTCTTCAGCCCGATCGTCCGCAACGGCTTCGTCAACTTCGACGATCCGCGCTTCCTCGTCGACAACCCGGTGGTTCGCCAGTTTGGCTGGCCGGGAGTGAGAGAGGCCTTCGCGGAGCAGATCTTGAGCCCGCATTACAAGCCGTTCGTCTACCTCAGCTGGCAGGTCGAAAACCGACTTTTCGGCATGAAACCGATCGTCTTTCACCTCGACAATCTGCTACTCCACCTCCTGAACTCGACCCTGGTGTTCTACGCGGCCCTCGCCGTCTTCCGGATCGCAGGCTTCCCTCCGAGAAAGACCACCTTCGCGGCCTTCTTCACGTCTCTTCTCTTTGCGGTGCACCCTCTTCACGTCGAGTCCGTGGCCTGGGCCGTCCAGCGAAAGGACGTCCTTTTCTCGGCGTTCTTCCTAGGCGCCTTGTTGTGCTATCTCAGATACGCTCGGAGCGGCTTCGTCAAACCGCGGTGGCTCGGCGCAAGCTGCCTCTGCTATCTCGGCGGCGTTCTGAGCAAGGGAGCCGCGCTCACTTTCGTGATCGTTCCGTTTCTGATCGACGACCTCGCCCAACGCAGAGTCGATGCCCGCCAGCTGCGGGAGAAGTTGGCTTTCGCCGTCATCGCCTTGCTCGCCGCCGCTCTCTACGGGCTGCCGCCAAGCTTGGGGCAGGCTCAGGCCGGCCGCGGTGAGACGCTCTCGGCTTCCCTCGGAGCCCAGCTGGTCAGGGTCTGGGCCTTCGCGGCCCACGTCGCGGCGCCGTTTCATCTTTCCGTGATCTATCCGGAGTCGCTCTTCGTGAGCGTGCCCGGCGGCATCCTGGCAGCTGTGGCCGCCGCGAGCCTCTTCGTGGCGCTTTGGGTCTTTCGGGATCGAGCCCGATCGCGGGTGTCCGGCTTCGGGGTGCTCTTCTTTCTCGTGACCATCAGTCCGGTCCTCTCGATGTCAGGGCGAGGCACGAACTTCCTCTCCGATCGCTATGTCTACTTGCCTTCGCTCGGCCTGATCCTCTTGCTCGTGGGTCTGCTCTGTCGTGGCGACATGGTCACACGCCGCTTCCGGCAAGTCGGATCCTTGCTGACGATCGTCGCCGTCGTCTGGGGCGGCCTCACGTTCAGCCGCGTCCGGGTCTGGACCGACAGCGAGACGCTTTGGTCCGACGTCATCGCCAAGTTCCCGGGCAGAGTCGGCGAGGCCCACCTCAATCGTGGCACCTTTCGCTTCGAGGCCGGCCGCCTGGAAGAAGCGCTCGCGGACTTCCATGCGGCCATTCTCATCAATCCACGTCTTCCCAAGGCGTTCAGCAATCGTGGGGCCCTCCGCGCGCGCCGGCGAGAGCTCGACGCGGCGCTTCAAGACTTCGACCGCGCACTCGAGCTCGACCGCTACCTCTGGCCCGCTGCCCTCCAGAGGGCCATGGTGCTCACGCTTCAGGGTCAATTCGACCAGGCCGAACAGGAGTATGACCGCTATCTCTCGGCCCTGGCGGGTGACGCCAGAGGCTACTTCTGGAGGGGCCTGAACCGGCAGGCCACGGGCCTCCACGAGCGCGCCATCGAGGACTTCTCGCGAGCGATCGACCTTGAGCCGGGCCATCGCAAAGCGATGCTCGCCCGTGCCGAATCGTATCGGATGCTGGGAAGGCCCGTCGAATAG